A window from Montipora capricornis isolate CH-2021 chromosome 7, ASM3666992v2, whole genome shotgun sequence encodes these proteins:
- the LOC138055995 gene encoding uncharacterized protein — MIPLTLILILKRCEAGYSYGNNIKINHLLFMDDLKLYAKTSNQLDSLIQTVRIFSSDIGMKFGICAVLIIKRGKITQSEGITLPDDTNIRLLKEGEGYKYLGVLEADVMLHKQMKEKIKKEYLRRVRKVAQTKLNGGNLIQAINTWAVSFIRYAGGIIEWTKQELKELDRRTRKLLTMNWGLHPSYCVARIYVPRKHGGRGLISVEGCINQARVSLKTYVQSSEEELLKAVRAEVTGSQETATGFKVRRRAENTQEWKEKPLHGQFVRETEDQSNEETWSWRKQGSLNRETEALIIAAQDQALRQITLKQPLTNPR, encoded by the coding sequence ATGATCCCTCTCACCCTCATCCTCATCCTCAAAAGGTGTGAAGCAGGATACTCTTACggaaataatataaaaatcaACCATCTCCTGTTTATGGATGATTTGAAGTTATATGCGAAAACTTCGAACCAACTGGATTCGCTAATACAGACTGTGAGAATATTCAGCAGCGACATTGGGATGAAATTTGGAATTTGCGCAGTACTGATAATAAAGAGAGGCAAGATAACACAATCAGAGGGCATCACACTACCTGATGACACAAACATAAGATTGTTAAAAGAAGGTGAAGGGTACAAGTACTTAGGAGTACTGGAAGCTGATGTAATGTTACACAAGCAGATGAAAGAAAAGATCAAGAAAGAATATCTACGGCGCGTCAGGAAAGTTGCACAGACCAAATTAAATGGGGGAAATTTGATCCAGGCAATAAATACGTGGGCAGTGTCATTCATTAGATATGCTGGGGGGATAATCGAATGGACGAAACAAGAGTTAAAGGAGCTAGACCGCAGAACAAGAAAATTACTAACAATGAACTGGGGCCTGCACCCAAGCTACTGTGTTGCAAGAATCTACGTCCCAAGGAAGCACGGTGGTAGAGGACTCATATCAGTAGAGGGCTGTATAAACCAAGCAAGGGTATCATTGAAAACATATGTCCAATCGAGTGAAGAAGAACTGTTGAAAGCAGTTAGGGCAGAGGTTACTGGAAGTCAGGAAACGGCAACCGGTTTTAAAGTAAGAAGAAGGGCTGAAAACACCCAAGAATGGAAAGAAAAGCCACTACATGGACAATTTGTAAGAGAGACTGAAGACCAGAGTAATGAGGAAACATGGAGCTGGCGGAAGCAAGGAAGTCTTAACAGAGAAACAGAAGCACTAATAATTGCTGCACAAGATCAAGCATTACGGCAAATTACATTAAAGCAACCATTGACAAATCCCAGATAG
- the LOC138058138 gene encoding uncharacterized protein, with protein sequence MEWKEEHDVLLCREILVSQPFKFKERTVERGKIWDEIANRLNNCQTLKFRVNKRSVRERFKLIKEKFKRKIQDEEKASGIDVEPASELEQALEDICALEEFLPAEVLDSKQAKAEANKLKAEEIRQKAMESFGQTKAREGQEEPAKKKRRGENVSIQFLREKSEKELEVRKQELKLKEKEQERLFEQQREMMRLMQSQQQSMMDLVSKLVNK encoded by the coding sequence ATGGAATGGAAGGAAGAACACGACGTCCTTCTCTGCCGTGAAATACTCGTTTCTCAACCCTTCAAGTTCAAAGAAAGAACTGTCGAGAGGGGGAAAATTTGGGACGAGATTGCTAATCGATTGAATAACTGTCAGACTTTAAAATTCCGTGTGAACAAGCGATCAGTCAGAGAgcggtttaaattaatcaagGAAAAGTTCAAGCGTAAAATTCAAGACGAGGAAAAGGCGTCGGGAATTGATGTAGAACCCGCCTCAGAACTTGAACAAGCTCTCGAGGACATTTGTGCATTGGAAGAATTTCTGCCGGCGGAAGTCCTGGACTCGAAGCAAGCTAAGGCCGAAGCAAACAAACTCAAAGCCGAAGAAATACGCCAAAAAGCAATGGAGAGCTTCGGACAAACTAAAGCGAGAGAAGGTCAAGAGGAACccgcaaagaaaaagagaagaggaGAAAACGTCTCTATACAGTTCTTAAGAGAAAAATCGGAGAAAGAGCTCGAAGTAAGGAAACAAGAgctaaaattaaaggaaaaggaGCAAGAGCGTTTATTTGAACAGCAACGAGAGATGATGCGATTGATGCAAAGTCAACAACAGAGCATGATGGATCTAGTCTCCAAATTGGTAAATAAGTGA